From Campylobacter pinnipediorum subsp. caledonicus:
GTTACTATTTTGTTTCCACTTCTGTCATCCATAGAGTTGATTTGTCCACGGCGTTTATTAAGATCGCCTATAACATCACCCATATACTCTTCCGGAGTCTCAACTTCAACTTTCATCATAGGCTCAAGTATTACAGCGCCAGCTTTTCTAGCACCTTCCTTAAATCCCATAGATGCAGCTAATTTAAATGCCATCTCAGAACTATCAACTTCGTGGTAGCTTCCATCAAATAATGTAACTTTTACATCTTCAACAGGGTATCCCGCTAAAACACCGTTTTGTAAAGCTTCTTGACAACCTTTGTCTACTGCAGGTATGTATTCTTTAGGAACAACACCACCCTTGATATCATTAACAAATTCATATCCACTTCCTGGCTCTAAAGGCTCAAGACGTAAGAATACGTGTCCATACTGACCACGACCACCAGATTGTTTTGCATATTTGTATTCTTGCTCAACTGTTTTTCTTATAGTTTCTCTGTAAGCAACTTGTGGTTGTCCTACTTCAGCATCAACTTTAAATTCTCTAAGCATACGATCAACAATAATTTCAAGGTGAAGCTCGCCCATACCTGAAATAATAGTCTGTCCGCTTTCTTCATCTGTTCCAACTCTAAAGCTTGGATCTTCTTGTGCAAGTTTCTGTAAAGCAATGGCCATTTTTTCTTGGTCAGCTTTTGTTTTAGGTTCAACAGCAACGCTAATAACTGGATCTGGGAAATCCATTCTTTCAAGGATAACATGATCTTTATCGCTTGATAGTGTATCACCTGTTAGTGTATCTTTTAGTCCAACTACAGCGCCTATCTCACCTGCATGTAAAACACTAATTTCTTCTCTTTTGTTTGAGTGCATTTTAAGTAAACGGCCAATTCTTTCTTTTTTACCTTTTACTGGGTTGTAGGCATAGCTTCCGCTCTCCAAACTACCACGATACACACGAACGAATGTAAGTTGTCCAACAAATGGATCTGTCATGATTTTGAATGCAAGACCTGCAAACTCGCCATCATCTGTAGAATCAACCACAACCTCTGTGCCATCTTCATACTCGCCTTTTATTGCAGCAACTTCATCAGGGGCAGGTAGATATTCAACAACAGCATCAAGTAGTGGTTGAACGCCTTTGTTTTTAAATGCTGTTCCACAAAGCATAGGTATGATTGCCATAGAAAGACAACCAGCTTTTAAACCTTTTTTGATTTCATCTGTTGTTAGCTCTTCACCACCAAAGAATTTTTCCATTAAAGCATCATCTGTTTCAGCGATAGATTCTACCATTTTTGCTCTATACTCTTCTGCTTTTTCTTTTAGTTCCGCTGGAATTTCTTTTTCTACAAATGTAGTTGGTTTATTTTCATCTTCCCAAACAAGAGTTTTCATAGTAACCAAATCAACTACACCTTTGAAGTTATCTTCAGAACCTATAGGAATTTGTATAGGCACAGGATTTGCTTTTAGTCTGTCTTTTATTTGTTGCTCAACATTAAAAAAGTTAGCACCAGTTCTATCCATTTTGTTTACAAAAACCATTCTTGGAACACGGTATTTGTTTGCTTGTCTCCAAACTGTTTCAGATTGAGGTTGAACCCCACCAACAGCACAAAAAACAGCAACAGCACCATCTAGAACACGCATAGAACGCTCAACTTCAATAGTAAAATCAACGTGTCCCGGAGTGTCGATTAGGTTAATTTGGTGTTCTTTCCAAAAACAAGTTGTAGCAGCTGAAGTAATTGTTATACCTCTTTCTTTTTCTTGCTCCATCCAGTCCATTGTTGCAGCACCATCATGAACTTCACCTATTTTATGACTCATACCTGTAAAGTATAAAATTCTCTCACTAGTTGTTGTTTTACCAGCATCTATGTGTGCGGCAATACCAATGTTTCTAACCATATGTAATGGTGTTTTTCTGTTTGACATAAAATTCCTCTCTTAATCTTACCAACGATAATGAGCAAATGCTTTGTTAGCTTCTGCCATTTTGTATGTATCTTCTTTTTTCTTAAATGAAGCACCTTTTGAATTTGCAGCATCAAATAGCTCATTAGCAAGTTTTTCTATCATAGTTCTTTCGCTTCTTTTTCTAGCAAAAGTTATTATCCAGCGAATAGCTAATGCTTGTTGTCTTGCTGGACGAACTTCGATTGGCACTTGGTATGTAGCACCACCAACACGACGAGATTTAACTTCCATTATAGGTTTAACATTTTCGATAGCGTCATTAAATACATCTATACCTTTTAAATCAGCACCTTTTTTTTCTATAGCTTTTATAGCACCATACATTATTTCAGTAGCTACACTTTTTTTTCCATCATACATAAGCGAGTTGATAAATTTAGTAATTACTTTATTTGCATAAATCGGATCAGGTAAAACTTCCCTTACAGGGGCTTTTCTTCTTCTCATTTTATTCCTTCAAATTTAAAAATTTTACTCAAACTAGGCTAAAACTTGAGCTAGTCTGCATATATTATTATTTTACTTCTTAGCTTCTTTAGGGCGTTTAGCACCATATTTAGAGCGAGAAACTGTTCTTTTTGCTACACCAGCTGTGTCTAATGCACCACGAACGATGTGATACTTAACACCCGGTAAGTCTTTAACCCTACCACCACGAACTAGAACTATTGAGTGTTCTTGTAGGTTGTGGCCTTCTCCGCCTATATAGCTAATAACTTCAAAGCCACTAGTTAATCTAACTTTGGCAACTTTTCTAAGAGCTGAGTTTGGCTTTTTAGGAGTAGTTGTATAAACTCTCGTGCAAACTCCTCTTCTTTGAGGGCACTCTTTAAGTGCAGGTGATTTTGACTTGTAAGTCACCTTCTTACGTTCATTTCTGACCAATTGATTTATGGTTGGCACAGTAATTCCTTTCAACTAAATTTATAAAAAAGACCTAATTTTATTTAAAATTTCCTTAAATATAAGTAAAACACTATATAAAATAAAATTTTTCAAATTATTTTTGATAATTTTTATATTGTGGATTTGTATTAAAATTCTTATTATAAAACTATAATCTATAAATATATTTTTATGTCTATAAATTTTGTTTTTATTTATTTCTTAAAAACAGAAAATACACATTAATAATCTTGCATTTTGATTGAAATTTGATTTATAATAATTTTAATTTTTTTGATTAATTTGCAGATTATATAAAATATACACCTAATAAAAATAGGTGTATTTTATTTTATTTTTTACATGCTCCATATAAAAAAATTTCAACTATGTTTTTAGCCATCATCTCTTTTCTTTTTTTTGTAGGGCTTTTTATCTCTTTATTTCCAAGCCAAAGTGTATGTGTGTAAAAAGGATCTCTTATTAATGCACAAAACTTATAAGCAAGTGTTTCGCTCTCTGTATAAGATTCTTTTTCTTCCGATATCGGAAGCTCTAGGTCTTTTAATTGTGATTTTATCTCTTCTCTTTCAAAGTATTGTATTAAAAGGTTTACACTCTTTGATACAATGCTTTCATATAAAATTCTCCCAAGTCCAGGATTTTTATATGTTTCACTAATGACAATTCTAGAAAGTTCTATAACTTCTATCCTATAAAAAATTTCTATGTAGCTAATAGCAAATTTATATAAATATTCATCTAAATTATTAGTGTCTTTCAATTTTACACTTTTTTCAAGATTTTCTTGGAAGTCACTAAATTTTTTATCTAGTATAGCCTCAAAAAGGCCTTCTTTGTTTGTAAAAAATTTATATATACTAGCAAGTGAACCACCACTTTTACGAACCAAGTCGTTTAAACTAGTTCTTTCATATCCGTTTTGTAAAAATAGTTCAAGCCCTACTTGTATGAAATTATCATATCTCTTCTGACCCTTGTTTGAAATGCTCATATTCTTATTGTACCTTCCTTAAAAATGTAAAATTATAATTTTACCGTATTTTTTTAGGATAAACAAATATCGTATCTCTATCTACATTTATCAAGTCTTTGCTGTCATCTGCAAATGCCTTTATTTTTATCTTTGTAGGAATGTCTTTTGTTGAATTTTGATTTAAATTTTCCGATGCTAATGTAACAATAATCTTTTTCTTGTAACCAGCCTTTATGCCAAATGGTTTTTTTGGAGATAGAATTTTGATATTTGTGTTGTTTGTGTCAAAAAAGTATGAGTGGTCTTTTTTGTCTGTATTTTGAAATAAAAATACATAGTAATTTTCTACGATATTATTATCTACAATCTTATAAAGTTCGCTTGTCCTATTTATATTTAAAAGCATGTTTTCTTTTTTTCCGCTCATTAAAAATAAAACAACACAAGCTATTGTTAAAACAACGCAGTAAGCGATAGTTCTAAAGCGAGCAAATTTTACTTTTGTATTGTTTTGAGTTGCATTTTGACTTGTCCATGTTATTAAAGATGTTTTCCCTAGTTTTTGCATAACCGAAGAACAGGCATCTATACATTCTAAGCAGTTTATACAATCAAGTTGCATACCTCTTCTTATGTCTATGTGCGTAGGGCATATCTTTACACAAGATTCACAGCCAGTGCATTCATCAATCTCATTTGGAGGTTTTTTCCATAGTTTTACTGCTCCGTCAAATATCTTTCCGCCACGTTTTTCATTATATATAACTTGCATTGTATCGTTGTCAAACATGACAGATTGTATCCTTGCATAAGGACATATGTAAATACAAAATTTTTCAGCCAAGAAAGCGATGTCAAATACAAGCCATGATGTTATGATTGCTAAAATTCCAATTAAAACTTTATGTTCGGATGGATTTAATAAGTAATCAAGAAAATAGTCACTAGGTATAAAATACAACATAAAATTACAGGCTATGATAAATGAAACACAAGTCCAAATAACAATAGCCACAATGCTCTTGATTCCGTTTTGCGTATCCTGTTGCTTGTTTTTTACATTTTTTCTGATTTTTAGAAGTTTGGTCTGTAATAAATCTCTATAAAATGTTCTAAAAATGGTTTGTGGACAACTCCAGCCACACCATACTCTACCACCAAGTGTTGTCATAAAAAATATAAATAAAAATAGTATTATAAAAACAAAAGGCATTAAATATAGTTCTTGCATATCAAACTTGATAAAAAATAGATTAAGCTCTTTTTGATCAAAATTTAATAAAAATAAGTGGTTATCGTTTACCTTAAAAAACGGTAAAAACATGGCTATACAGGTAATTATAAAAAAACTCAAATACCTTTTTTTTGCATACATTTTAGCCCCTAATGTTAAAAATATTACTATTTAAGTTAAATAAATATATTGTGTAGATTATAACCCTGTGCTGCTAAAATAATCTTTAAATTTGGAAAATTTAGCTTTTTAAGATATAATCGCCGACTAATCTTATTTTGAAAGGTGGTGAGGAGAGTGCCAGGAATTAAGGTACATCCTAATGAGTCTTTTGACGAGGCTTACAGGAAATTTAAAAAACAAGTTGACCGTAACCTTGTAGTAACAGAAGTAAGAGCTAGACGTTTTTTTGAACCTATGACAGAAATTCGTAAAAAGCAAAAAATTGCTGCTCGCAAAAAGATGCTTAAGCGTCTTTATATGCTTAGACGTTACGAGTCAAAACTCTAACCAAAATATAGCTGATTGTTTTTTAGTAATCAGCTATCATTTTTTATGCTTTCTTTTTTGGAGATATAATGCAAAAAATGCTAGTAAGCGAGGCTGCAGATTTTTTAAACATCACAAAAGAAGCAGTTTATAATAGAATACGAAGAGGCTCTTTAAAATCAATTGAAGAAAATGGGCATAAATTTGTTTTATTCGGCATAGACAATGATTCGGATTTAAATAAAAAAGAAGATAAAAAAACTACTAAAACCACCAAAAATACAAAAAAACAAAATGCAAAAGATAGTGATTTTGTAGAGTTTTTATTAAATGAGCTAGCAGAATTAAAAGAGAAAAATACTTTGTTGCAACAAGACAAGGAAGAGCTGTTTAGACAAAAAGAACAAATGCTTATAGAAGGTAAAAAAGAACTCATCTCTATATATAAAGATAGAGATGAAAAGCTCATGCAATTTTTAAATGCTATGCAAAAACCGCTTTTACAACATAAACAAAGTGATGGTTATGATATTGAAGAAGACAAAGAATCTGTAATAGATGCACAAGTAGATGAGATAAGTGATAAAAAATACATAAGCTTGGATGATTATTTAGACCAATTAAATTTAAGTTCTGTAAAAATTAAAAAAATAGAAAAAAAGATTATAAAACAAATAAATAAAAGTAAGTTTGTAAAGTTTAAAAATGGATTGGTTCTTGTTAGGAAAAATAAAACAATCAAGCAGATATTAGGAGAAATATGAAACACATAAAAAAGATAGCAACTTATGCAGCGATTGGTGGTTTTGGAGCTTTGGTTATGGCTGGACTTAGTGGTTGTGGAAATGACAATAGCTTTGAACAATCATCAAAGTCCCAAGTTCAAAAGGGCGCTTTTGTGGTTATAGAAGAGACTGCTCCAGGAAAGTATAAGGTGAGAGAAGAGTATCCTAGTAGCGAAACAAGAGTTGTTTTAAAATCTCTTGATGGTAGCGAAAGAGTTCTTACAAAAGAAGAGATGGATGATCTTGTAGCAAGAGAAAATGCAAAAATTGATAATGGAACTTCAAACTTAACAAATCCAGATGCGCAGGTTTCAAATGGTGGAGCAGGCCTTGGTGAGATATTGCTTAGCTCGGCAGCCGGTGCTATTATCGGTAGCTGGATAGGAAATAAGCTTTTTGGAAATCAAAATTTTCAAAACCAAAGACAAACAGCATATAAAAGCCCTAGTGCTTATTCAAGAAGTGCTGATAGCTTTAAAAAAGCAAAAGCAACTTCTTCAAGAGCTGGTAGCGGAAAGAGTGGATTTTTTGGCGGTGGAAGTAAATCAAGTGGTTCAAAGCAAAGTTTTGGAGGGTGATATAAATGATAAAATTAAAAAAAATACAACCGCTAAATAATGAATTTTTAGAACAAATAGGCTTTACATGGCATACAGATGAAGATAACACATCTTATGTAAGTGATGAAATTATACAGGTTGAGCAATATGAAGCAGAAGCTTACTATGAAGCAACCAATGAGCTTTATGATATGTTTATAAATGCGGCTGAGTATGTAATTGAAAATAATTTATTTCACGAGGTTGGTATTCCTTTTAATCTTGTTGAATTGATAAAACAAAGCTGGGAAAATGATGTTCATTGGCATTTATACGGAAGATTTGATTTAGCTGGTGGTCTTGATGGTAAGCCGATTAAACTTATTGAGTTTAATGCAGATACACCAACCGCTGTTTTTGAGACAGCTATTATCCAATGGGCTATGCTTAAGTTTAATAAAATGGATGAAGATTTACAATTTAATGATTTGTATGCTGGCTTGGTTGAAAATTTCAAAAGATTGGTGACTTTAAGCGAGGATACAAGTGAGTTTGATAAATTTTATGAGGGTTGGAAGATACTTTTTAGCAGTGTAGCTGGAAGTATTGAAGATGAAAATACAACAAAACTTCTTAAAAATGCAGCCACGGAGGCTGGGTTTCAGACAGAATTTGCTTATGTGGATGAGGTTAAATTTAGCGATGAAGATGGTATTTTTAAAGATGATGAAAGTTATGAGTATTGGTTTAAGCTAATTCCTTGGGAGGATATAGCTATACAAGAGGGTGAACTTGCTTTGATACTAAAAAATATTTTACAAAACCAAAAGGCTATTGTTTTAAATCCGGCTTATACTTTGCTATTTCAAAGCAAAGGGATACTTAAAATTTTATGGGATTTATATCCAAATCATCCTTTATTACTTCAAACAAGCGACAAGCCATTAGATGGTAAAAAATGTGTAAAAAAACCTATCTTTGGTAGAGAAGGGGCTAATGTTTCTATTATAGAAGCAAATGGGGAAATAAGCAGTAAAAATGGTGGCGAATACGATGAAAGTAAGGCCATATATCAAGAATTTTATGAGTTTAATAAAGATGAAAAAGGTAGTAACTATCAAGCAGGTGTGTTTTTTGCGTATGAGGGTTGTGCTTTAGGATATAGAAAAGGTGGAGATATTTTAAACAATACATCCAAGTTTGTAGGACATTTCATAAAGGATTGATAATGAAAATAGTTTGTCTTGATACACTTACTTTAGGCGATGTTGATTTAAGCATATTTAATCGTTTTGGTGAGTTTATAACTTATGAAAAAACTGATGCTTCTCAGACAATCCAAAGACTAAAAGGGGCAGATGTTGTTATAACAAATAAGGTTTTAATAACAAAAGAGGTTATTGATGCTTGTGATTTAAAACTTATTTGTGTTAGTGCTACAGGCACAAACAATATAGACATGGAGTATGCAAAGCAAAAGCAAATTCCGGTTAAAAATGTTGCTGGATATTCTACAAATAGTGTTGCTCAACAAACATTTGCTTCAATTTTATATGTATTAAATGAAGTAAGATATTATGATGATTATGTTAAAGATGGTAGATGGGTAAAAAGTGATATTTTTACACATTTAGACAAAAGCATATTTGAATTAGCTGGTAAAAATTTTGGAATTATAGGTCTTGGAGAAATCGGCAGAAATGTTGCAAAAGTCGCTTCAGCTTTTGGTGCTAATGTGAGTTATTATTCAACAAGTGGCAAAAACTCAAATCAAGAATATACCAAGCTTAGTCTAGAAGAACTTTTAAAAACTTGCGATATTGTAAGTATTCATGCCCCTTTAAATGAAAATACAAAGGGTTTAATAGGCGAAAAAGAGCTTGAGCTTATGAAAGATGGCGCTATCATAGCAAATTTTGGTAGAGGCGGTATTGTTGATGAGAGTGCTTTGGCGAAAGTTATAGACAGTAAGAATATAAAAGCTTGCATTGATGTTTTGGTGCATGAACCCATAGAATCAGAAAATAAGCTTTTAGAAGTAAAAAATAAATCAAATTTAATAATAACACCTCATGTGGCTTGGGCTAGTTTTGAAGCTAGAAAAAAACTAATAAGCTTGATGGTTAAAAATATAGAGGATTTTTTAGATGGCAAGTGAACATAGCTTTGATGTAAGTGCAGAAGTAAATTTAATGGAAGTTAAAAATGCTATTGAGATAGCTAAAAAAGAGCTTGCGAGTAGATATGATTTTAAGGGTATTACCGCAGAAATAGAGTTAAATGAAAAAGATAAAATCATAACATTAACTTCCACAAGTGATAATAAGCTAGATGCTTTAAAAGATATAGTTGTTTCAAAACTCATAAAGCGAAACATACCACCAGTGGCACTTAGTGAACAAAAAAGAGAGCCAGCAAGTGGTGCAAATATGAGAGCTTTGCTTAAATTAAATGATACCTTAGATGGCGATAATGCAAAGAAAATTACAAAAGCTATCAAGGAATTAAAGCTTAAAGTTAATGCAACAATTAGAGGAGAAGAGGTAAGGATAGTTGGAAAAAGCATAGATGATTTACAAGAGTGTATAAAAGCGATAAAGGCATTGAATTTAGAATTGCCTATTAGCTTTAAAAATTTAAAATAATTTTTTTTATTTCACTGTAAGTTTTATATTAGTTGTTTTTGGTTATCCTATTAAATTATTTTTATCAAAATTAAAAAAAAAGGGTTTATAAATGGGTCTTAAAAAAATAGTTGAAAGCTTGGCCGTTCGTTATGCTCATAATTCTATACAAAAGTCTCTTTATAGCGAATTTAATATAAAAATATTGAATCAGGATAACCAATATAGTAAAAAACCAAAAGAAGGCAAGAGTTATATGTTATATGCTCATGTGCCATTTTGTCATACATTCTGTCCATACTGTTCTTTTCATAAGTATCAATATGAAAAAGACCTAGCAAAAATATATTTTGAAAATTTACGCCTTGAGATGAGGCAAATGAAAGATGTTGGATTTAATTTTAACTCTTTGTATGTTGGCGGTGGAACTACTTTAATAAACGAAGAAGAGCTAGAAAAAACACTTATTTTAGCGAAAGATCTTTTTGATATAAAAGACATTTCTGCTGAAAGTGACCCAAATCACATATCTCCTGAAAGTTTGACAAGATTTAAGGGGTTGATTGATAGATTAAGTGTTGGTGTTCAAAGCTTTGATGATGATATTTTAAAAAAAGTCGGAAGATACGAAAAATTTGGAAGTTCAAAAGATGTTCAAGAAAAATTAAAAAAAGCTTTAGGGTTTTTCCCAGCTTTAAGCCTGGATCTTATTTTTAATCTTCCAAATCAAACAACTGAGCAATTATTAAATGACATAAAAATAGCAAAACAGATAGCTCCTGAGCAAATCACTCTTTATCCTCTTATGAAGTCAAACTTAACAAGAGATTCTATAGCTAAATCGCTTGGTGTTTCAGATGTCGATAATGAACGCGAGTTTTATGATATTATATGTGAGAATTTCAAAGACTATTACCA
This genomic window contains:
- a CDS encoding DNA-binding protein → MQKMLVSEAADFLNITKEAVYNRIRRGSLKSIEENGHKFVLFGIDNDSDLNKKEDKKTTKTTKNTKKQNAKDSDFVEFLLNELAELKEKNTLLQQDKEELFRQKEQMLIEGKKELISIYKDRDEKLMQFLNAMQKPLLQHKQSDGYDIEEDKESVIDAQVDEISDKKYISLDDYLDQLNLSSVKIKKIEKKIIKQINKSKFVKFKNGLVLVRKNKTIKQILGEI
- a CDS encoding YajQ family cyclic di-GMP-binding protein, producing MASEHSFDVSAEVNLMEVKNAIEIAKKELASRYDFKGITAEIELNEKDKIITLTSTSDNKLDALKDIVVSKLIKRNIPPVALSEQKREPASGANMRALLKLNDTLDGDNAKKITKAIKELKLKVNATIRGEEVRIVGKSIDDLQECIKAIKALNLELPISFKNLK
- the ccoG gene encoding cytochrome c oxidase accessory protein CcoG produces the protein MYAKKRYLSFFIITCIAMFLPFFKVNDNHLFLLNFDQKELNLFFIKFDMQELYLMPFVFIILFLFIFFMTTLGGRVWCGWSCPQTIFRTFYRDLLQTKLLKIRKNVKNKQQDTQNGIKSIVAIVIWTCVSFIIACNFMLYFIPSDYFLDYLLNPSEHKVLIGILAIITSWLVFDIAFLAEKFCIYICPYARIQSVMFDNDTMQVIYNEKRGGKIFDGAVKLWKKPPNEIDECTGCESCVKICPTHIDIRRGMQLDCINCLECIDACSSVMQKLGKTSLITWTSQNATQNNTKVKFARFRTIAYCVVLTIACVVLFLMSGKKENMLLNINRTSELYKIVDNNIVENYYVFLFQNTDKKDHSYFFDTNNTNIKILSPKKPFGIKAGYKKKIIVTLASENLNQNSTKDIPTKIKIKAFADDSKDLINVDRDTIFVYPKKIR
- a CDS encoding D-2-hydroxyacid dehydrogenase, whose translation is MKIVCLDTLTLGDVDLSIFNRFGEFITYEKTDASQTIQRLKGADVVITNKVLITKEVIDACDLKLICVSATGTNNIDMEYAKQKQIPVKNVAGYSTNSVAQQTFASILYVLNEVRYYDDYVKDGRWVKSDIFTHLDKSIFELAGKNFGIIGLGEIGRNVAKVASAFGANVSYYSTSGKNSNQEYTKLSLEELLKTCDIVSIHAPLNENTKGLIGEKELELMKDGAIIANFGRGGIVDESALAKVIDSKNIKACIDVLVHEPIESENKLLEVKNKSNLIITPHVAWASFEARKKLISLMVKNIEDFLDGK
- a CDS encoding glutathionylspermidine synthase family protein yields the protein MIKLKKIQPLNNEFLEQIGFTWHTDEDNTSYVSDEIIQVEQYEAEAYYEATNELYDMFINAAEYVIENNLFHEVGIPFNLVELIKQSWENDVHWHLYGRFDLAGGLDGKPIKLIEFNADTPTAVFETAIIQWAMLKFNKMDEDLQFNDLYAGLVENFKRLVTLSEDTSEFDKFYEGWKILFSSVAGSIEDENTTKLLKNAATEAGFQTEFAYVDEVKFSDEDGIFKDDESYEYWFKLIPWEDIAIQEGELALILKNILQNQKAIVLNPAYTLLFQSKGILKILWDLYPNHPLLLQTSDKPLDGKKCVKKPIFGREGANVSIIEANGEISSKNGGEYDESKAIYQEFYEFNKDEKGSNYQAGVFFAYEGCALGYRKGGDILNNTSKFVGHFIKD
- the rpsG gene encoding 30S ribosomal protein S7 produces the protein MRRRKAPVREVLPDPIYANKVITKFINSLMYDGKKSVATEIMYGAIKAIEKKGADLKGIDVFNDAIENVKPIMEVKSRRVGGATYQVPIEVRPARQQALAIRWIITFARKRSERTMIEKLANELFDAANSKGASFKKKEDTYKMAEANKAFAHYRW
- the rpsL gene encoding 30S ribosomal protein S12 — protein: MPTINQLVRNERKKVTYKSKSPALKECPQRRGVCTRVYTTTPKKPNSALRKVAKVRLTSGFEVISYIGGEGHNLQEHSIVLVRGGRVKDLPGVKYHIVRGALDTAGVAKRTVSRSKYGAKRPKEAKK
- a CDS encoding TetR/AcrR family transcriptional regulator; translation: MSISNKGQKRYDNFIQVGLELFLQNGYERTSLNDLVRKSGGSLASIYKFFTNKEGLFEAILDKKFSDFQENLEKSVKLKDTNNLDEYLYKFAISYIEIFYRIEVIELSRIVISETYKNPGLGRILYESIVSKSVNLLIQYFEREEIKSQLKDLELPISEEKESYTESETLAYKFCALIRDPFYTHTLWLGNKEIKSPTKKRKEMMAKNIVEIFLYGACKK
- a CDS encoding UPF0323 family lipoprotein, which produces MKHIKKIATYAAIGGFGALVMAGLSGCGNDNSFEQSSKSQVQKGAFVVIEETAPGKYKVREEYPSSETRVVLKSLDGSERVLTKEEMDDLVARENAKIDNGTSNLTNPDAQVSNGGAGLGEILLSSAAGAIIGSWIGNKLFGNQNFQNQRQTAYKSPSAYSRSADSFKKAKATSSRAGSGKSGFFGGGSKSSGSKQSFGG
- a CDS encoding coproporphyrinogen III oxidase family protein, whose product is MGLKKIVESLAVRYAHNSIQKSLYSEFNIKILNQDNQYSKKPKEGKSYMLYAHVPFCHTFCPYCSFHKYQYEKDLAKIYFENLRLEMRQMKDVGFNFNSLYVGGGTTLINEEELEKTLILAKDLFDIKDISAESDPNHISPESLTRFKGLIDRLSVGVQSFDDDILKKVGRYEKFGSSKDVQEKLKKALGFFPALSLDLIFNLPNQTTEQLLNDIKIAKQIAPEQITLYPLMKSNLTRDSIAKSLGVSDVDNEREFYDIICENFKDYYQSNAWAFSKEKMNLKDEYVGSNDEYVGIGSGAFSFLNGELVINAFNLFDYGRKVKNGDSAIIAKCGFDKKETLKYRLLIKLFDGMLDVKSYNTQNNANLYKDLAFEVNMLKLIGAIREENGVIYPSDFGRYICLTLMRDFYAGMDRVRAIFKDDAKIKSSKMLRIMSKEHDVVNQDS
- the rpsU gene encoding 30S ribosomal protein S21 translates to MPGIKVHPNESFDEAYRKFKKQVDRNLVVTEVRARRFFEPMTEIRKKQKIAARKKMLKRLYMLRRYESKL
- the fusA gene encoding elongation factor G, translated to MSNRKTPLHMVRNIGIAAHIDAGKTTTSERILYFTGMSHKIGEVHDGAATMDWMEQEKERGITITSAATTCFWKEHQINLIDTPGHVDFTIEVERSMRVLDGAVAVFCAVGGVQPQSETVWRQANKYRVPRMVFVNKMDRTGANFFNVEQQIKDRLKANPVPIQIPIGSEDNFKGVVDLVTMKTLVWEDENKPTTFVEKEIPAELKEKAEEYRAKMVESIAETDDALMEKFFGGEELTTDEIKKGLKAGCLSMAIIPMLCGTAFKNKGVQPLLDAVVEYLPAPDEVAAIKGEYEDGTEVVVDSTDDGEFAGLAFKIMTDPFVGQLTFVRVYRGSLESGSYAYNPVKGKKERIGRLLKMHSNKREEISVLHAGEIGAVVGLKDTLTGDTLSSDKDHVILERMDFPDPVISVAVEPKTKADQEKMAIALQKLAQEDPSFRVGTDEESGQTIISGMGELHLEIIVDRMLREFKVDAEVGQPQVAYRETIRKTVEQEYKYAKQSGGRGQYGHVFLRLEPLEPGSGYEFVNDIKGGVVPKEYIPAVDKGCQEALQNGVLAGYPVEDVKVTLFDGSYHEVDSSEMAFKLAASMGFKEGARKAGAVILEPMMKVEVETPEEYMGDVIGDLNKRRGQINSMDDRSGNKIVTAFCPLAAMFGYSTDLRSQTQGRATYSMEFDHYEEVPKNVSDEIIKKRNG